The region ATCAGGCGACACCAACGCAATGAACCGCTTATGGCACCCCAGAGTTGTTGATAAACGATCATGCCGTACGAAATCGCAGTTTGTCGTGTCTTGGCGATGGTATATGGCCTATCGTGCTCAACGGGGCCGAATTCCACCGAGACTCGCGTCACGGCAGCGAGTGCTACAGAAGGGACGTTCCATGCCAAGCGGCACGATTCTGGTCACCGGCGGAGCCGGATTCATCGGCTCGCACCTGGTGGACGCGCTACTGGCCCGAGGCGACCGGGTGGTCGTCCTGGACAATCTGTCCACCGGGCGGATCGCCAACCTGGACCAGGCATCGACCCATCCTGACCTGCACTTCGTCCAAGGTTCGGTGCTCGACGAACTGGTCGTCGACGAACTCGTGCACCGGTGCGACACCGTCGTCCACCTGGCCGCCGCGGTCGGGGTCAAACTCATCGTGGAGCAGCCGCTGAAGTCGCTCACCACGAACATCCGCGGCTCGGAGATCGTGATCGAGGCGGCGCACCGCTACCGTCGCAAGATCCTCATCGCCAGCACCTCCGAGGTGTACGGCAAGAACTCCCGTGGCCCGCTGACCGAGGACGCCGACCGGATCCTGGGCAGCCCGACCGTGGTGCGCTGGGCGTACAGCACGGCCAAGGTGGTGGACGAGATCCTCGCCAACGCGTACCACCGGGAGCGGTCACTGCCGAGCATGGTGGTCCGGCTGTTCAACGTGGTCGGTCCCCGGCAGAGCCCGGCGTACGGCATGGTCATCCCGCGCCTGGTCCGCCAGGCGGTCCGGTCCCAGCCGCTGACCGTCTACGGCGACGGGTCGCAGACCCGCTGCTTCGCGCACGTGACCGACGTGGTGGGCGCGCTGATCGACCTGCTCGACTGCGACGCGGCGATCGGCGAGACGGTCAACGTCGGCTCCCCCGCCGAGATCAGCATCCTCGACCTCGCCTGGCGGATCGTGAAGGCCAGCCAGAGCGGCTCGGACGTGCGGCTGGTGCCCTACGAGGCGGCGTACGGCGCCGGCTTCGAGGACATGGCCCGCCGGGTACCCGACATCACCAAGCTCACCCGCATGATCGGTTGGACGCCCACCCGCTCACTGGACGACATCCTGCGCGAGACCGTCGCCGAGGCGCGTGCCGAGGAGGCCGCCCGTACCCAGATGCTGCCGGCGTGAACGTGCCCCTGCCGGCCGCCGAGACCGCCGTCGGCGCACTCGCCGCGCTGCTGCTGGTCGCCGTACTCGTGGAGCCGGCGCGGCGGGTGGCGCTGCGCTGCGGTCTCACCGACCGACCCGCACCGCACAAGGCACACCGGCGGGTCACGCCGTACCTCGGCGGGGCGGCCATCGTCGTCGCCACCCTGGTCCCGACCGCCGCCCTGGTGGACCTCGACCGGTCCCGGATCTGGCTCGTGCTCGGCGCCGCCCTCGGCATCGCCGTGCTCGGGCTGGTCGACGACGCCCGTACGCTCCGACCGAGCACCCGGATGGCGGTCGAGGCGCTGCTGGCCACCGCCGTGGCCCTCGGCGGCGTGCGGCTGAACCTGATCGGCCAGGACCAGCTCGACCTGCTGCTCACCGTCGGCTGGATCATCACCGTCACCAACTCGTTCAACCTGCTGGACAACACCGACGGGGCGCTGGCCACGGTGGCCTGCGCGACCGCGGTGCCGCTGTCGGTCTTCGCCGTCGTCGCCGGCCAACCCGACCTGGCCCTGCTGCTGCTCTGCCTGGCCGCCGCCTGCACCGGTTTCCTGCTGCACAACGCCGCACCCGCCCGGATCTTCATGGGCGACAGCGGATCCCTGTTCATCGGCTTCCTCGTCGCGACCGGCGCGGCACTGGTCGCGCCCGGACGAGCGACCGTGGACCGATCCTCGATCCTGCTGCTGATCGTCTTCGTCGCCGCCGTCGACACCGGACTGGTGCTGGTGTCCCGGCAACTGGCCGGCCGGTCGTGGCTCCAGGGCGGTACCGACCACGTCGCGCACCGGTTGATCCGTACCGGCGTCGGACCGCACGCGCTGCTCGGCACCCTCTTCATGGCCACCTCGACGGCCGGGCTGATCGCGGTGCTGGTCTCGGCCGGGGTGGTGCCGGGCCGTACCGCCCTGCTCGGCGCGCTCGGGGCGGCGGCCGTGCTGATCGTGCTGCTGTTGCAGGTGCCGTCCGGCTACGGACAACCGGCCCGGCACGCCCGACCGACGACCGCGGCGGCCCGACGCGCCCGCGACACGGTGCGAGGCTGACCGACGGTGGACGCGGTACCGGGCTCGGCCCACCACCCGGGCGGTGCGGTCGGATGAAGGACGGCCTCGAATTCCTCTTCGACGGCATCACCCCGCGACCGCCACGGCGGGCACCGGAGGATCCGGACAGGCAGCGCTGGGCCCGACGGCTGCGCCGGCTCGCGCTGACCGCGACCATCCTGGTGTCGGCCGGTACGGTCGGCGTGCTCGCCACCGGCTACCTCACCAGTTCCGACCTGTCCGGCCGGGTAGCCCGCCTCGGTGAGGTGTTCGGCGGCGTCGAGGCGGCCGAGCGCCCGGTCACCGCCGAGGCGGTGACGAGCGGCCGGAGCATCCTGGCCATCGGAGCCGAGCTGCGCGGACCCGGTTCGGACAGCGATCCGGACAGCGATCCGGACAGCGGTTCGACCGCCGGTTCCGCGAACGGACCGGGCGACGGGCCGATCGACGCGCCCGCCGACGATCCGGCACCCGGCGGGGTCGGGCGTCCCCCGGCCGGCGCGGTCATGCTGATCCGCTTCGACCCCCGGGACGACTCGGCCTCGGTCATCTCGATCCCGTACCTGACCAGGGTGGACGTGCCCGGTCACGGCCGTACGACGATCGCCTCGGCCCACACGCTCGGCGGCCCGACCCTGCTGGTACGGACGGTCGAGCAGCTCACCTCGGTCCGGGTCGACCATTTCATGGTGGTCGACTTCGACGAACTCGCGCCCGTCGTGGACGTGCTCGGCGGAGTCGACGTGACGGTCGCCGCCGACATCACCGACCGGACCGGCGTACGTTTCCGGGCCGGCGTCAACCGCCTGGACGGCGCTCGGGCGCGGGCGTACCTGCGTCAGCCGGACGACCTGCCGGACGGGACGGCCGATCGGACGCAACGCCGGCAGAACCTGCTCCGGGCGGTGCTGACCAGGGTGGCTTCGGCGCAACCGGATGCCGACGCGCTGGAGAACTACCGCCTGCTCGACGCCGTGACCCGGGCGGTCTCGGTGGACGACCGGTTCGGCCGGGACGAGCTGCGCGATGTCGCGCGAGCGGCGGCCGGGGCGTCCAGGGGCAGCATCTGGTTCCTCGTCGCGCCGACCCGCAGCACCACCGGTGGCGGGGTTGAGGGGGCTGGGTCGGAGCCGTACCTCCTGCTCGAACCGGGCCGGAGCGTCCGGCTCTGGCACGCGTTCCGGACCGGCACCGTCGAGGCGTACATCTCGGCGCATCCGGAGGACCTGCTCAGCACCAATCCCGGCTGAGCGCCCGGCGCCGCGGCTCAGCCGGTCAGTACGGCGACGACGGTGGTGCCGGGTGCGAATCCGCCGGCGGCGGCCAGGGCGAAGATGCCGTACATCATCTTCGCCGGGTAGATCGGGTCGAGGGTCAGGCCGTGCCGGGTGGCGAAGTCGGCGGCGAAGACGTCCAGTTCGGGGCGGCGCCGCGCGTACCCGCCGAAGTGGAAGTCGTGCTCGATCCGCCAGTTGGCGGTCACCGATCCCGTCGCCGCGCCCTGCAACCGTTCCACCTCGGCGGCCAGGAACCGCCCGCCCTTCAGCGCCGAGAAGCCGATCGCCGACCGGCCCGGTGGCAGACCCACGGCGACACCGGCGAGCGTGCCCCCGGTGCCGACCGGTACGCAGACGACGTCGAACGGCTCGGTGATCTCGGCCGGCAGTTCGGCGCAGCCGCGTACGGCGAGCGAATTGCTGCCGCCCTCCGGTAACAGGTAGTGCTCGCCGTACTCCGACCGCAGCCGGGCCAGCAGCTCCGGCGCGTCCTTGTCGCGGTAGTCGGCCCGGTCCAGGTACGTCAGCCGCATGCCGCGACCCACCGCGTACGCCAGCGACGGGTTCAGCGGCAGGTGTGGCTCGCCCCGGATCACCCCGACGGTGGCGAACCCGAAGTACGCGCCGGCCGCCGCCACCGCCCGGATGTGGTTGGAGTACGCCCCACCGAAGGTCACCAGCGTGCGGAAGTCGCCCTGTCGCGCCGCCAGCAGGTTGTGCTTCAGCTTGCGCCACTTGTTGCCCGGCAGCTCGGGATGGATCAGGTCGTCCCGCTTGACCAGCAGCCGTACGTCGTGCCGGGCCAGCCGGTCGTCGGCCAGTTCGGTCACCGGGGACGGCAACCGCAGTCGGACCTCCCGGCTCCACCATGTCCCGTCCGCCACCCCGGTCGGCCCCTCTCCGTGTTCGACGGTCACGGTAACCGACCGTGGTCGATCGACGCCGTCCGGTTCGCGTTTGCGTGACCGGGCGTACGGGGTATCAGAAGCACGCAGATCCAGGCTCTCGGACGAGGAGGCAACAGTGCGCATCGGATCAGCAGGAGCGGCCATCCTTGTCATCTGGTTGATCATCGGAGCGATAGCCGCGGGTCAACGCGGCTACTTCGACAACTCCAACGACAACTGCGCGGAGGCCGGCACCACGGTCGTGACGATCATCGCCGGCCCGCTCAACTATGTCGGACTCAACCCCAAGGTCAACTGCGAGGTACCGCAGCCGTCGAAGTAACCGACCTCCC is a window of Micromonospora sp. NBC_01699 DNA encoding:
- a CDS encoding NAD-dependent epimerase/dehydratase family protein, whose translation is MPSGTILVTGGAGFIGSHLVDALLARGDRVVVLDNLSTGRIANLDQASTHPDLHFVQGSVLDELVVDELVHRCDTVVHLAAAVGVKLIVEQPLKSLTTNIRGSEIVIEAAHRYRRKILIASTSEVYGKNSRGPLTEDADRILGSPTVVRWAYSTAKVVDEILANAYHRERSLPSMVVRLFNVVGPRQSPAYGMVIPRLVRQAVRSQPLTVYGDGSQTRCFAHVTDVVGALIDLLDCDAAIGETVNVGSPAEISILDLAWRIVKASQSGSDVRLVPYEAAYGAGFEDMARRVPDITKLTRMIGWTPTRSLDDILRETVAEARAEEAARTQMLPA
- a CDS encoding MraY family glycosyltransferase produces the protein MNVPLPAAETAVGALAALLLVAVLVEPARRVALRCGLTDRPAPHKAHRRVTPYLGGAAIVVATLVPTAALVDLDRSRIWLVLGAALGIAVLGLVDDARTLRPSTRMAVEALLATAVALGGVRLNLIGQDQLDLLLTVGWIITVTNSFNLLDNTDGALATVACATAVPLSVFAVVAGQPDLALLLLCLAAACTGFLLHNAAPARIFMGDSGSLFIGFLVATGAALVAPGRATVDRSSILLLIVFVAAVDTGLVLVSRQLAGRSWLQGGTDHVAHRLIRTGVGPHALLGTLFMATSTAGLIAVLVSAGVVPGRTALLGALGAAAVLIVLLLQVPSGYGQPARHARPTTAAARRARDTVRG
- a CDS encoding LCP family protein, which produces MKDGLEFLFDGITPRPPRRAPEDPDRQRWARRLRRLALTATILVSAGTVGVLATGYLTSSDLSGRVARLGEVFGGVEAAERPVTAEAVTSGRSILAIGAELRGPGSDSDPDSDPDSGSTAGSANGPGDGPIDAPADDPAPGGVGRPPAGAVMLIRFDPRDDSASVISIPYLTRVDVPGHGRTTIASAHTLGGPTLLVRTVEQLTSVRVDHFMVVDFDELAPVVDVLGGVDVTVAADITDRTGVRFRAGVNRLDGARARAYLRQPDDLPDGTADRTQRRQNLLRAVLTRVASAQPDADALENYRLLDAVTRAVSVDDRFGRDELRDVARAAAGASRGSIWFLVAPTRSTTGGGVEGAGSEPYLLLEPGRSVRLWHAFRTGTVEAYISAHPEDLLSTNPG
- a CDS encoding 1-aminocyclopropane-1-carboxylate deaminase/D-cysteine desulfhydrase; amino-acid sequence: MTVEHGEGPTGVADGTWWSREVRLRLPSPVTELADDRLARHDVRLLVKRDDLIHPELPGNKWRKLKHNLLAARQGDFRTLVTFGGAYSNHIRAVAAAGAYFGFATVGVIRGEPHLPLNPSLAYAVGRGMRLTYLDRADYRDKDAPELLARLRSEYGEHYLLPEGGSNSLAVRGCAELPAEITEPFDVVCVPVGTGGTLAGVAVGLPPGRSAIGFSALKGGRFLAAEVERLQGAATGSVTANWRIEHDFHFGGYARRRPELDVFAADFATRHGLTLDPIYPAKMMYGIFALAAAGGFAPGTTVVAVLTG